A region from the Vicia villosa cultivar HV-30 ecotype Madison, WI linkage group LG3, Vvil1.0, whole genome shotgun sequence genome encodes:
- the LOC131661383 gene encoding PHD finger protein EHD3-like: MNTEEGMGNPDDNTECSGGVQGLKLEAVSDEVPILNGDGVAEEARGLKSEAVNGDCCFDMGAEEGVSSLGDTKCAEGIRCLKRKAISDEVPISNGNGVAEEVRHLKSEAVNDGVVFAIGNGVADVAGVLKSEVLNNGVNGNGVFEEARHSKSEAMSNGVVFGYGNEVTDVARVLKSEASNSAFNVNGVFEEERHLKSEDVNNGVVFANGNGVIDVAGVLESKISSNGVNGNGVFVEDRHSKSEAMNDGVVLANGNGITDVAGDLKSEVLNSGVNENGVIEEGGVLKSERVSNGVPIADGFDSGEGGSGGLTCLLTYKRRKYDKSSSKGKAKEDWRKCMETTSHMADQAVKEPFDATLGNTENDCAHRHWGNDVLKHSYQSLGNVDGGIEGCIGQALVQHPQRSCATTVMQGTSKIDKDGHGFSSQFDCLSHRPQAEANGHTHVKQNGSSSEPHNHGGTEKCQRLLHDILNSEKFNSLRNTLLENFKGIEPESVLDFSIVNTRMKQKTYEPSPALFLSDIQQVWRKLQDVGNEISALSKSLSIMSTTFYSELVGVSAQSTFEDEKQVELDSHMKPEQTEECTTYKICCCSRCGERADGTDCLVCDSCEKVYHLSCIEPAVKEIPHKSWYCTNCTTSGFGSPHENCVVCTRLNDAMTPKKIIGDESLTTYEETLNGFEEKSNYSYDGVQVSKGGEKTLDCKVCGYEVLVDGEKIRICGHPFCPSNYYHVRCLTSKQLNSYGRWWYCPSCLCQVCLVDHDDDQIILCDGCDHAYHIHCMKPPLSSIPKGKWFCKKCDAGIKAISQAKRAYENNKLRIGENVSNPRGNNENNCNNKCVEELESVGGMDMLLTAANSLNFEDNLTENQFE, from the exons atgAATACTGAGGAAGGAATGGGCAATCCTGATGATAATACTGAATGTAGTGGAGGAGTTCAGGGTTTGAAACTCGAAGCTGTTTCTGATGAGGTGCCAATTTTAAATGGGGATGGTGTTGCCGAAGAGGCTCGGGGCTTGAAAAGTGAAGCCGTGAATGGTGATTGTTGTTTTGATATGGGAGCTGAGGAAGGAGTGAGCAGTCTCGGTGACACTAAATGTGCTGAAGGAATTCGGTGTTTGAAACGCAAAGCCATTTCTGATGAGGTACCAATTTCCAATGGGAATGGTGTTGCTGAAGAGGTTCGACATTTGAAAAGTGAAGCCGTGAATGATGGGGTGGTATTTGCCATCGGAAATGGTGTTGCTGATGTGGCCGGGGTTTTGAAAAGTGAAGTATTGAATAATGGGGTAAATGGGAATGGTGTATTTGAAGAGGCTCGACACTCGAAAAGTGAAGCCATGAGCAATGGGGTGGTATTTGGCTATGGAAATGAAGTTACTGATGTGGCTAGGGTTTTGAAAAGTGAAGCATCAAATAGTGCGTTTAATGTAAATGGTGTATTTGAAGAGGAACGGCACTTGAAAAGTGAAGACGTGAACAATGGGGTGGTATTTGCCAATGGAAATGGTGTTATTGATGTGGCTGGGGTTTTGGAAAGTAAAATATCGAGTAACGGGGTAAATGGAAATGGTGTATTTGTAGAGGATCGACACTCGAAAAGTGAAGCCATGAATGATGGGGTGGTACTAGCCAATGGAAATGGTATTACTGATGTGGCTGGGGATTTGAAAAGTGAAGTATTGAATAGTGGGGTGAATGAAAATGGTGTTATTGAAGAGGGCGGAGTTTTGAAAAGTGAACGCGTTAGCAATGGGGTGCCAATTGCAGATGGGTTTGATTCTGGCGAAGGGGGCTCTGGTGGACTTACTTGTCTTCTAACTTACAAGAGGCGGAAATATGATAAGTCAAGCTCAAAAGGCAAAGCTAAGGAGGATTGGAGAAAATGTATGGAAACTACAAGTCATATGGCAGACCAG GCTGTGAAGGAACCCTTTGATGCAACTTTGGGCAATACTGAAAATGATTGTGCCCATAGACATTGGGGGAATGATGTACTAAAGCATTCATATCAGTCATTAGGCAATGTCGATGGTGGCATAGAGGGGTGCATAGGGCAAGCACTAGTTCAGCATCCTCAAAGAAGTTGTGCCACCACAGTTATG CAGGGAACTTCTAAAATTGACAAAGATGGACATGGATTTTCTTCACAATTTGACTGCTTATCTCACAGACCACAGGCTGAAGCTAATGGGCACACACATGTCAAGCAAAATGGATCTTCTAGTGAACCCCATAACCATGGTGGGACTGAGAAGTGTCAGCGCTTGCTCCACGATATATTAAACTCAGAAAAATTCAATTCATTACGCAATACTTTACTTGAAAATTTCAAAGGAATAGAGCCTGAAAGCGTATTGGATTTTAGTATCGTGAACACAAGGATGAAGCAGAAAACTTATGAACCATCACCTGCACTTTTCTTGTCAGATATTCAACAG GTCTGGAGAAAGCTTCAAGATGTTGGTAACGAGATCTCTGCTCTTTCTAAAAGCCTCTCTATCATGTCAACAACTTTCTACTCTGAACTG GTTGGAGTTTCAGCGCAGAGCacatttgaagatgaaaaacAAGTT GAATTGGACTCACACATGAAACCGGAACAGACAGAAGAATGCACTACCTATAAAATTTGCTGTTGCAGTCGTTGTGGAGAAAGGGCAGATGGTACAGACTGTTTGGTGTGCGATTCATGTGAGAAGGTGTACCATTTGTCCTGTATTGAGCCTGCAGTGAAAGAAATACCTCACAAAAGCTGGTATTGTACTAATTGCACCACCAGTGGCTTTGGATCTCCGCATGAGAATTGTGTAGTATGTACGAGGTTGAATGACGCAATGACTCCGAAGAAAATAATTGGTGATGAAAGCCTCACTACATATGAGGAAACACTTAATggatttgaagagaaatcaaaTTACAGCTATGATGGGGTTCAAGTATCTAAAGGTGGGGAAAAAACACTGGATTGCAAAGTGTGCGGATATGAAGTCCTAGTTGATGGTGAAAAAATTAGAATATGTGGTCACCCTTTTTGCCCAAGTAATTACTACCATGTAAGGTGTTTGACAAGCAAGCAATTAAATTCATATGGTCGTTGGTGGTACTGCCCTTCTTGTTTATGCCAAGTTTGCCTCGTCGATCATGATGACGATCAAATTATCCTTTGTGATGGCTGTGATCATGCATATCACATCCATTGCATGAAGCCTCCTCTATCTTCTATTCCAAAAGGGAAATGGTTCTGCAAAAAATGTGATGCCGGAATCAAGGCAATATCCCAGGCAAAAAGGGCGTATGAGAATAACAAGCTGAGAATCGGTGAAAATGTTTCAAATCCAAGAGGTAATAATGAAAACAATTGCAACAATAAATGTGTAGAAGAATTGGAAAGTGTTGGAGGAATGGACATGCTTTTAACTGCCGCCAATTCTCTGAATTTCGAAGATAATTTAACCGAAAACCAGTTTGAGTAG